One Aneurinibacillus migulanus genomic region harbors:
- the flgG gene encoding flagellar basal body rod protein FlgG, with amino-acid sequence MLRSMYSGIGGMRGFQTKLDVIGNNIANVNTTGFKKSRVMFQDILSQSMAGGSAGTTGVNGTGGTNPKQVGLGSTIATIDTIHKGGNLQTTIKQSDVGIEGNGYFIVKDASGETFLTRDGNFHFDDVGNLVTANGMLVLNSNSSPISIPADVKEYSIGVDGKITYTQKDGKVVKDGPVIGLAMVANPDGLEKAGMNTYKYNSPAAGTPTVGAPKSGAYGILRSSMLEMSNVDLSEEFTEMIVAQRGFQANSRIITTSDSILEELVNLKR; translated from the coding sequence TCGGTAACAATATTGCTAATGTAAATACGACTGGCTTCAAGAAAAGCCGGGTAATGTTTCAGGATATTCTAAGCCAGTCAATGGCAGGGGGAAGTGCTGGTACAACCGGTGTAAATGGCACGGGTGGAACAAATCCTAAGCAGGTTGGGCTTGGCTCGACCATTGCAACCATTGATACGATTCATAAAGGAGGAAACCTACAGACGACGATCAAGCAGTCTGATGTGGGAATTGAAGGAAATGGCTATTTTATCGTAAAGGATGCCTCAGGAGAAACATTTTTAACTCGTGACGGTAACTTCCATTTTGATGATGTAGGAAATTTGGTCACTGCTAATGGTATGCTCGTGCTTAATAGTAACAGCAGCCCAATCAGTATACCTGCTGATGTTAAAGAGTACTCAATCGGAGTAGATGGAAAAATTACTTATACGCAAAAGGATGGGAAGGTAGTAAAAGATGGTCCTGTTATTGGTTTAGCAATGGTAGCAAATCCAGATGGACTGGAGAAAGCAGGAATGAATACGTATAAGTATAACTCGCCAGCTGCCGGGACCCCGACCGTTGGAGCGCCAAAATCAGGGGCATATGGTATTCTTCGTTCCAGCATGCTGGAAATGTCCAACGTCGACCTGTCTGAAGAATTCACTGAAATGATTGTCGCACAGCGCGGCTTTCAGGCCAACTCTCGTATTATCACAACATCCGACTCAATCCTTGAAGAACTAGTAAACCTCAAACGCTAG
- a CDS encoding flagellar FlbD family protein has translation MVRLTRLNGKEYVVNALLIESLEATPDTMITLVNGKKFVIKESIPEVLSALKQFYKEINAVKISAMQDREIKNGGVEDV, from the coding sequence ATGGTTCGCCTGACTCGTTTAAATGGAAAAGAATACGTGGTGAACGCCCTGCTTATCGAGAGTCTTGAAGCCACTCCCGACACCATGATCACGCTTGTCAACGGAAAGAAATTTGTCATTAAGGAATCAATTCCTGAAGTGCTTTCCGCCCTCAAACAATTTTACAAAGAAATCAACGCGGTAAAAATTTCCGCGATGCAAGATAGAGAGATAAAAAACGGAGGGGTGGAAGATGTTTAA
- a CDS encoding flagellar basal body-associated FliL family protein — protein sequence MFKNRLINIALIILMAITLIGVVMFIIWQSYLKQPADPAAVNGQQVEKKISAEELEKVTLETEEIRTNLLTGDLILAKFAVQAENEKVKKELELRKPQVVHTVIKTLSAMKPEEVQGPKGMERVESAIKTELNKLLEKGKIVDVITTHKIVDI from the coding sequence ATGTTTAAAAATCGATTGATAAATATCGCACTTATTATTCTCATGGCTATTACCTTAATCGGCGTTGTTATGTTCATTATATGGCAGTCATATTTAAAGCAGCCTGCCGATCCTGCTGCCGTTAACGGCCAGCAGGTGGAAAAAAAGATAAGCGCCGAGGAACTCGAAAAAGTCACACTGGAAACAGAAGAGATTCGTACGAATTTGCTGACTGGAGATTTGATTTTGGCTAAATTCGCCGTCCAGGCAGAGAATGAGAAGGTAAAAAAGGAGCTCGAGTTGCGCAAGCCGCAAGTCGTACATACCGTTATTAAAACCCTCTCCGCTATGAAGCCGGAAGAAGTTCAGGGACCAAAAGGTATGGAGAGAGTAGAATCTGCAATAAAAACGGAGCTAAATAAATTGCTCGAAAAAGGAAAAATAGTCGATGTCATTACAACACATAAAATCGTCGACATATAA
- the fliM gene encoding flagellar motor switch protein FliM, producing the protein MTEVLSQAEIDALLDAISSGEMNAEELKKEEMERKVKSYDFKRALRFSKDQIRTLTRIHENYARLLTTYFSAQLRTFVQISVASVDQLPYEEFIRSIPKMTILNIFEAEPLEGRMVMEINPNIAYAMLERLLGGQGVAPNKVGALTEIETTIMERIFSRALYNFAEAWKTVIEIEPELDLLEVNPQFMQIVSPNETVAVISFSTKIGETTGMINLCLPHVVLEPLMVKLSAHYWLSTQKKVRNEHEMQILEERVRTAKLPVIAELGTSAISVGEFLHLTVGDVIQLEQRTEDMVKVRVGQKTKYLARPGTSRGRAAVSIENVLEEEVEEDE; encoded by the coding sequence ATGACAGAGGTATTATCACAGGCTGAAATAGATGCCTTGCTGGACGCGATTTCCTCCGGTGAAATGAACGCGGAAGAACTGAAGAAAGAAGAGATGGAGAGAAAAGTAAAGTCATATGATTTCAAGCGTGCACTTCGCTTCTCCAAAGACCAAATTCGTACGTTAACCCGCATCCATGAGAATTACGCCAGATTGCTGACAACGTACTTTTCGGCTCAGTTGCGTACATTTGTCCAAATAAGTGTTGCATCTGTTGACCAGCTTCCTTACGAAGAATTTATCCGTTCCATTCCGAAAATGACCATTCTCAATATTTTTGAAGCTGAACCGCTGGAAGGCAGAATGGTAATGGAAATCAATCCGAACATTGCATATGCGATGCTCGAACGTCTGCTGGGCGGCCAGGGAGTGGCCCCGAATAAAGTCGGTGCTCTTACAGAGATCGAGACGACCATCATGGAACGAATTTTTAGCAGGGCATTATACAATTTTGCAGAAGCCTGGAAGACCGTTATCGAAATTGAGCCGGAACTGGATCTCCTGGAAGTAAATCCGCAGTTTATGCAGATTGTTTCCCCGAATGAAACCGTTGCGGTTATCTCCTTCAGTACGAAAATCGGCGAAACGACGGGAATGATTAATTTATGTCTTCCGCATGTCGTACTTGAGCCATTGATGGTAAAATTGTCTGCTCATTATTGGCTATCTACACAGAAAAAAGTACGCAATGAGCACGAAATGCAAATTCTCGAGGAGAGGGTTCGTACGGCGAAGCTTCCGGTTATCGCAGAGCTTGGTACTTCCGCCATTTCTGTTGGCGAATTTCTACATCTAACCGTAGGTGATGTCATTCAGTTGGAGCAGCGTACAGAGGATATGGTGAAGGTGCGGGTCGGGCAGAAAACGAAATATCTTGCACGTCCAGGTACATCAAGAGGCCGAGCAGCAGTATCGATTGAAAACGTATTGGAGGAAGAGGTGGAAGAGGATGAGTAA
- the fliY gene encoding flagellar motor switch phosphatase FliY, whose product MSKEMLSQEEIDALLRQNDLEDDLDEEGSKSNPIIDDYLSPLEQDALGEIGNITFGSAATALSSLLGQATDITTPKVGVIRREEVQDQFPHPYVAVHVEYTEGFQGINLLVIRKEDAQIIADLMMGGDGSAPPEDLSEIHLSAVQEAMNQMMGSAATSMSTIFNKLVNISPPGIDMMDLKQGQGVENIPQDDILVKVSFRLKVGSLIDSNIMQLIPVPFARSLVANLLGGMTEDAPPTAPEATSQTSAMPEPAYTAASGKGAMPSGQEELSQPHQAPPQQPMYQQPPGYPGGMPPYPQQPMYQQPPGYPGVPPYPQQPMYQQPYQAQQQPAYNEHQPPTNVQPVQFSSFDANSVPQGNPQNLGMLLDIPLKVTVELGRTKKQIKDILDLSPGSILELDKLAGEPVDILVNNKLIAKGEVVVIDENFGVRVTDILSQWDRIQKLQ is encoded by the coding sequence ATGAGTAAGGAGATGTTATCGCAGGAAGAGATTGATGCCTTGCTGCGACAAAATGACTTAGAGGATGACTTGGACGAGGAAGGTAGCAAAAGTAATCCTATTATCGATGATTATCTTTCTCCGCTGGAGCAGGATGCGCTTGGCGAGATTGGAAATATAACGTTTGGCAGCGCTGCAACGGCTTTGTCCAGCTTGCTTGGACAAGCGACAGATATTACAACACCAAAGGTGGGCGTTATCCGGCGTGAAGAAGTACAAGACCAGTTTCCGCATCCGTATGTAGCGGTCCATGTGGAATATACCGAAGGGTTTCAAGGCATCAACCTGCTGGTAATCCGAAAGGAAGATGCGCAGATTATTGCAGATTTGATGATGGGCGGAGACGGCAGCGCGCCGCCAGAAGACTTATCGGAAATTCATCTGAGTGCTGTACAAGAAGCGATGAACCAGATGATGGGATCGGCAGCTACATCTATGTCTACCATTTTTAATAAGCTGGTAAATATTTCTCCGCCTGGCATCGATATGATGGACTTGAAGCAGGGACAGGGTGTTGAGAATATTCCGCAAGATGATATTTTAGTAAAGGTATCATTTCGTTTGAAGGTTGGAAGTTTAATTGATTCAAACATTATGCAGCTTATTCCTGTACCGTTTGCACGTTCGCTTGTGGCTAACCTTCTCGGAGGCATGACAGAAGATGCGCCACCTACAGCCCCTGAGGCGACTTCACAGACAAGTGCTATGCCTGAGCCTGCCTATACCGCCGCTTCGGGCAAGGGTGCTATGCCGTCCGGACAGGAGGAACTGTCACAACCACATCAAGCACCACCGCAGCAGCCAATGTATCAACAGCCGCCAGGATATCCGGGAGGTATGCCGCCGTATCCACAGCAGCCGATGTACCAACAGCCACCGGGATATCCGGGAGTGCCGCCGTATCCGCAGCAGCCAATGTATCAGCAACCATATCAGGCACAGCAGCAGCCGGCCTATAATGAACATCAGCCGCCGACCAACGTACAGCCGGTTCAATTCTCGTCATTTGATGCAAACTCTGTGCCACAAGGAAATCCGCAAAACTTAGGAATGCTTTTGGACATTCCACTCAAGGTAACTGTAGAATTAGGTCGTACGAAAAAACAAATCAAGGATATTCTTGATTTGTCGCCTGGTTCCATTCTTGAGTTAGATAAACTAGCCGGAGAGCCAGTTGATATTCTTGTGAACAATAAGCTGATTGCCAAAGGTGAAGTTGTCGTTATTGATGAGAATTTCGGTGTTCGTGTTACTGACATTCTTAGCCAATGGGATCGTATTCAAAAACTACAATAA